Genomic segment of Macaca nemestrina isolate mMacNem1 chromosome 3, mMacNem.hap1, whole genome shotgun sequence:
ATGTGCTTCTGTTTGTTTGCATTCCTCAAATTCTTTGTTGGTCATAACCCACTCAGAAATTGTCCGTTGATTTTGCCAGCATTCATCCTAAGTCCCTCAGAGCCAGTGATCTATTACAATGTAGATCACACCTTGACTTCAAACATTTGGCTGATGGATATGTTGGCATcaaaataagagagaagagaCAGTCATCTTTTGACACACTGAATTACTGTCAAAGAAGGAAGTGAAATTTTCTGTTAATTAAGAATAGAATCATCTTCACTGATGTTTAGGCATGTAATCGTTCAGCAACATATTAAGGGCTAAGATTAGCAAACCAGGAATATATTGTATTACACTTAATTATGTCATCAGAATTTTTAAAGGCAGTGAAATTCCAACAAAGCAAATGAAATTAAGTACAGTCATTTAAAACCAAGATCAATTCTGAAAGTTTGGCTTCTTAATTTCTACATCACCTATGactcacaaaaattttaaaacactaagcATTTATATATGCTGTAACTTCAGCAACTTGTACTCTTTCTTACACACAGCAGATAGTTAACAAATGTTAGTAGGAAagataaaagaaggaaggaaggaaggaaggaaggaaggaaggaaggaaggaaggaaggaaggaaggaaggaaggaaggaagggagggagggagggagggagggagggagggagggagggagggagggagggagggagggagggagggagggagggagggagggagggaaaggaaggaaaggaaggagggaaagaaggaaggtcCTAATCTCCATGActtaaatgatgagttgatgggtgctgacaagttgatgggtgcagcacaccaacatggcacaagtatacatatgtaacaaacctgcacgttgtgcacatgtaccctagagcttaaaggataataataaataaataaataaataaataaataaataaatgaaataaaaaagaaattataaatatgaacattttaaatatatatttttaaacgaAGAAATTGAGATACGATAAGGCAAAATATTTTGTCTCATATAACCCAACAAGGAAGTGTTGTTACTGTGCTTGGAAGTAGAATGAACTATTAAGTTCACTGATTCATCTCTCTAATGTACTGTAACACAATGTTAGTTAAGTGTATGGTGATTGTTAAGATTAGGGAGCTAATATGGAATACTGGCTAAAAAAATCACTTAGACTTTGAAGTGGGCTGACTTAAGGTCAAGTTCCACTCAGCTAATTAGCATCTCTGTATAAAACTGAGATGATAATAGAACTCATTTTAACCTGCCACATGGAATAAACTAGAGGCTTAATAAGTAATAGCTGTTATTATGATTATATAATAAAGTATTAAAGCGAGATTATAAGATCATCCAGCATGGGAAAAATTATTCTCAATGCCTAGACTTATCAAAAAGCCAAGGCTATAACTTTCCATTAGACATCCGCTTCAAACTAAAAATTTCTGTATAATTTTCCCATAATCAAGTCTTTGCATGTcatcatattttcatttaattaagaTTCTCAAGTTAATAACAGCAAGGAccacatgatttttaaaacacagttgTTCTCAGTTAGTTCTTCACTGACAGAAGGGAACTTcctatagaaaatacaaaagattgcctattaaataaaatagaaaatacaaaatatggcCCATTAAAATTGCTTGGCATAGAAAAAGCTGgtgctttttctttaaaataaagaggaaatggTGATCCACAGGCCCCAGATTGTTTCCCTGAAGAGAGAGGACATTATTTGTTGTATCTGTTTCCCCAGGAAACAACAAATATTGAATGGGTCAATGCTTTTCAGAAATGAGACCCAAAAATGCAGAATAAGACTGCCAAATTGGCAAGAACAACTTTCCTATCTTTGTTTGAAGAGCATCAACCCagaagttattttatttccaaGTATCCTTTCTCTTACTGCCAACAGAAATCTTTTGCACTATATAAGAACTGaagtttcttgtctcttttcatctttattttctgtctttcaacTGGCAAGAGTCATTTTGACCAGCAGGTTAATCAACTCTAAGACAGATCCTCGCACAAAGGTATGTACCTGGAAATATTAACTGCAGAATTTTCCTCAGACTTTTCATGATCTTTTTATAGGACATTCATTACCACCAAAAACATAAGCACCTTCACCTTATGTAAAATTGTAAGTCATTAAACAtatcaaattttgaaaaattaggtTATTCACATGTCAGAGTAAAGGTTTCATGTTGGGCATTGGGGACAATTAGTCCATCCAAGTACACAATTGACTTTTCCCCTTGATGTTCCTTAAAGTTCTTAAAACTTCATAATGATAGATTATTCTCAGATGCACTTTAAAAGAGGGAATTGTTCtacagtatatttttattattagtttttcttttgtttttcaaacttcTCGTAAGAATGGATCATGGGAAAAGTAATCCTTAAGAGAATATCCACACCCACATACAATTGAATATCCAGTGAAATTTTGTCCATATGATTCTTTCAAAATTTGCATTGCTCAGATAACACACTCAACCTATGTGCAGAGTTGACTGTCAGGAAGCCATTTGTACAATGGTGCATGGAGTTACTTTCCCAGAATTCAAGCTACCATGTActtgaaatattttgcaaattttgaGCCAacggagaataaaatacctagattCCTCCATGTTCTCTGACTTGGTCTTTGATCTACCATATATGGATTTTTGGAAGGACTTTGAgaccacacatcacagagtaaaTTAATTTAGTGGAATGTTGTTAAAACTAGGAGGTATATAATATGATTCTCTTTTTCTTACGCTACGTCAAACAgagtgatttctttcttttccttatttttgagaTACCCCAAGGAATTAAATTGATAACACATGATTTAGTTAATATGTTAATATTGCAAACCCAAGTCTATAGAAATCTATAAAACAATATACTTgctatttaaatatacaaaagtgttcaaatgtaaataattgtacatttcaaagtaGTTACCTCTAAAGGCAAAAACCTCATTTATAAAAGCTTCTATTCTTCAAATCATTTATGAATAACTCTTTGGCATTATCTCCAATATCAGCTTacaagtcaaaaataaaaactagttcCACTGTTTTGAAGTCAAATTTTATAAGCCTACTAATGTTGCCCCACTGTGATAATGAATCCAACATAATGTTAGGCAAATTCCTAAAAATGCTACAGTAGTATATCTGTATTACATTATATCCATGTGTTGAGACATTTTAAATAgtaatttgtaataaaaaaaaatcatactgaTCACCTATTGTGCTTACTTTCAGAGGCAACCGAAAGGATGAAATCACTGACTCTAATCTTGGGCCTTTGGGCTCTTGCAGCGTGTTTCACAGTAAGTATCATTAATCACGATCACACATCTTTATACTTTCCTCCTTAACCATTACTTCAGATTTCTTTTTACATTAATGATGTTACCTTTTCTTATATATTAGTAACTATTAAGCATTGATGAAACACTGTTCTAGtgcttaaatttaaatttaaaatctaatttaatttaaatagccgCATATATCTGATGGCTGCCATAATGGATAGCTCAAATCTATAATATCACACTGCATTAAacagataaatataaatgtatgtttcCATACTCTAGCAATTACACAGTAGGTAaaactctgtaaaatgagataaagTAGTTGTTCCTAACATGGAGTCACCTAACTCACTTATTAAAAAGATAGTATTAAAGTCCTCATCCAAGCCTGAATAAGAGTACCCCATAATGGGACCTGGGAAGATGCATTTAGGAGAATCTTTGCATGCTACATTTTgaggaaataataaacatttatagtaACACctaccatttattaaaaactaGGTTAAGGAAAACTATGCTCATTGCCCTTAACCTAGtgtttcagaattttttaatgcatatttttaaaagtaatagaaTGATACTCAGTTTCAACAGAGGGGTCAATTAATTCCAGTGTTACAAAGAGGATATTAATTCCAGAGTAACTTCTCCCAAAGTACCATAAAAATCTATTATATCAAATGGGAAAATATGAAAGCTGATTTTTTAGAAGACTATGACTTCCACAAAGCaggcaacataaaattatatcattctcaaacatgaaacataaaatagtacctctttcttCTACTTTGAAAAGCTTGAATAAAAGCAGGACATTCTGAGATGACTGAAGCTTTCTGACTTTGGCCATGTTCCTGCATGCATTATGGCTAGACATAATTTTTGATAAGCCAATAAAACGTATTGACATCCATTAAAGGTCATGTCTTAATGACTTCATCATAAATTagattttcaatattttcatgTCCTCAGAATatgtgaaaaacattttattcaggcttttattatacaaataactttttaacaagataaattagaaaaatagagaGCTTTCCAATAATATAAGTAGTTTAAATAGCAATGAGCCTTTTTTCAGCTGATATGACTAATGATGATTAATAATTACTGAAAATTGGAAATGTGAAGGGTAGCATGtcctttgcatatatatatttgtaggcGGGGTAAGTCATCATATTCAGCCTGTCGACTTTTGAGTGTTTTCTCTGTTATAAGTAATTTTCCAAATGCAttacatacattatctcttttaatcctcaaaGCAAGTCTCACTATTTTTAATctcattaaaatacaaataagtttAGATTCAAAGTATGCAAAGTATGCTTGTCTTAGCGGGATTATTGCTGAACTGAATAATGTAGGAGATTAACATTCATTATAACCCTTTGGGAGGGGAGTGTTTCTTCCTAGTATAgtattttcatcattttcatcattttacttTAGCCATTTGTGGAAAGGGAGCTAATCATTGTGATTGGGTTAAGAGATCAGGAAAAGAATCGATATTTACTATGAAGATTTTTCATTACATAATATTTAGATCAACATCAGTATATCTTTAGGAAAAAGTcctttcagctaatttttaattgtctCAACAATAAAAATGTGTGAAATATTTTCCATACTAAGGATTTGTTTTCTTGacaataaaaaatcaaatccTGAACTTCCACATACCCTGACTAGTCCTTGGATTGGCAGTCCTTGGGTCAAACACCCTCCATAATACCATGAACTATCACTAGCTAGAGAAGACGAACACGAGGCTGGTCCCACAGAAGTGCcttggaattttttgtttgtttgtttcattggtGATACGAATAAAACTTTTACTGGCATGTTAAGGGCAGAAGCCAGGTTTAAGAGCAAATGAGAAGTGAGAAGTGGGGTTGGCAAATTTAGAATACCCTTTCATAGAGCTTTGCTTTGCAGGAAAGACGTGAAAAGAAAGTCACAGCAACAAGGTACTGGTGGTTGAAACTGAATCTTTTATAAACGGAGAAATATCaattgatatttatttctcaaatgaTGTCTTCAACCTCTCTGTACATGTTAGGTGAAAGGGGCAAGATTAGAATCAAGAGGTCAAATCAACGGGCCATTATAGAAATTCGGGTAAAAGTAAATGACAGATTAGAATGAAAGCAAGAAAGATGATAAGAAGTGGTTAGATTTAGAATTCAGGAAGTGGGATGAAGAGCTGATAGgatagggagaaaaaaattgagtTGACCATAAATGATAGTGTTCTTCTGAAGAAAATGAGCTAGCTAAATGGCAGATATTACAGTtgcagaaagtaaaagaaaagaactgaCAGAGCCAGGTCCCTTGGAAaacaattataaagaaaaagaaactatctagCTATCACTGACTCCATGGTTCTGTGACCAGTAAATCAGGGAAGTTCATTTCTAATTGCCTGAAATATCTTGGTGAAGCAGGAGAAAAGCCACTTTGGTGGGGGTAGATGAGAGCTCAGGATGAGGTGGAGAATGTTGATAAAACTGGCATCAACTTGGAAAATTACAGGCCTCTGGGGAAGTGGGAAGGGATAATCTGAGATAAGACACTCAAAAAAGGATTTCAGGCAGCACTGAAGGATACTAACTTTCTGAGGGTACAGTGCTGGTGACATCCTCTAGCATTGTTAAGAACCTGGCATTAGGAATCCAGGACAGGGATGCTTTACTGTAATACTAAAGTTTAGGATTAGCAAGGGTAATGGCCAAATAGGTGAAGGGACTGAGAACCACAGGAAGTGAATGTAGTTTTGTGTCCAAAAAAAGCATCTGATCCAAGCAACCTGGACTTCTTGCCGTCAGTAGAGTGGAACTTCATTCCTACCCCAGAGCATTTGCGTATTTTCCTTCTATTTGGCATGCTCCCTCCTTACTTTATATTCTTTAACCCTCTTTTCAAATGACTCCTTCCCACAGAGACAATCCTTTATCGTTTTCCTATCCAGAACTGATCACTTTAAATCCCTAATGTATTTGTTCCTTGCACtacttttcagttatttttgaattttttaatggagatggggtcttgtccaggttggtcttgaactgctggcctaaagctatccacctacctcagcctcccaaagtgctgggattacaggcatgagccaccacgcccagcctcagctattttcatttctaaaaattgtACTCTATGTAAACCAGACCTGAGATAAACACCACCCTAGGCACTTTACAAGTGATATTTCACAACAAATGTGACAACAACTGCAGGAGGTGAGTACTTTTATGAACATCATTTTCCTGATGAGAAAAAAAGGCTCAAAAAGAATTCCACACTCACTCTATCTCCATGTGCCAGAAGGAGAGCTCAAACACTGACATGAAACCCCAGACACTCATTCCACTCATTTCACTTCCCTTCAGATCACATTTACCCCTCCTTGTATTGTAATTACTCAGCCTGTAGAGTCATAGAATAGATGTTTGTATCCCTGGCAACTTGCCAGGTTGACATTCATGACATGAATGAACCAGCTCCTTCATAAGCTCATTGCACGAAATAGTTGCTCACATGTGTTTCACAATTAATGTGCAAAGCCCGGAACAAGCCTGAACCCTTGAATTAGACATAAAAAGACATGTTTTTCTCATGCTGCAAAGGCATTTATTTCCATTTGGAATTTGGAATGACAGACTTCACTATAGGCCAAGGATAAGATTTTTGttcattatctatttttttaagtcaataCTATCCCAGCTTTCATTGAGAGCCTAGGTATTCAGAGggcaaaagagaaacatttttctttgatataGACGTTCAGACATCATAACTTAGATACATTTAACACTTTTCTATTGCTCaataacaaattaccactaaTTAGTAGCCTTTAAAAACTcattattatctcagtttctttGGCCATAACTCTGAGCTTGGCTTAGGTGGCTTCTCTGCTCACAGTCTCACAAGGCTGAAAAGGTGTGTCcactgctgtattttttttttcttcttcagctcAGTGTCCTTTTTTTAAGCTTGTATGGTCATTGGTAGGATTCAGTCCCTTGGTTGTTGGACTGACGCCCCTACTTTTTTGCTGCCTATGAGCCCGGGGCCACTCTCAGCTCCTGTAGCCGGTCTACCATGTACTTCCACGTAGCCCTCCCCACAACACGGCATCTTGATTCAAAGCCCAGAGAAAAGCATTTGCTGCAGCTTCAAATCTCTCTGATTTCTTCAGACATTGCAGAACCTGTTTTAAAAGGGCTCATCTGATAAGGTCAGGCCAGTATGTGCCAGCAGAGAGTAGAAATCTTGGGGCCATCTCAGAGTTCTGCCTATCATAGAAAGCATTCATTCTTATATTTAACTGCGAAATATCTGATTTAAAAGTATTTACTACTTTTTTCCACAGCCTGGTGAGAGTCAAAGAGGCCTCGGGGGACCATATCCACCTGAACCActgtctccttctcctcctccatcaCCTTTTCCATTTGGACCAGGATTTGTTCCACCACCCCATCCTCCACCCTATGGTCCATGGAGAATTCCACTACCCCCTCCTCTACTCTATGGTCCAGGGAGAATTCCACCACCTCCTTCTCTACCCTATGGTCCAGGGAGATTTCCACCATCTCCTCCTCTACCCTATGGTCCAGGGAGATTTCCACCACGCCTTTCTCCACCCTATGGTCCAGGGAGAATTCAAccactctctcttccttccccttatGGCCCAGGTTATCCACAGCCACCTTCCCAACCAAGACCCTATCCACCTGGACCTCCATTTTCCCCTGTAATTTCTCCAACTGATCCTGACCTCCCTAATCCTGCACCCTAAATACAGAATACAACTGcaacaggtgccaccaccactgCAAAAGACAACACTACCCTCATAACCACTGCTTCTACTCTCCAAAAATAAGAATTTCAACACTACTTCCAAGAGACTTTTAGATAAAATGGCTTTCATTTTTGAATGAGAATAAACATTTCCAAAGCATTGCATTTGGGGAGAAATATCTTAGAAATTGTGAAACAATCCCCATGAACCTTTatatcagtagagaaaaataaagaattgagCAACAATATGAAGTATCCACTGTTATCAGAGCCACTAGTTTATCCCCCATTTATGTCACCTAAATGAATATTAGTGCTACCAGAGCCTGGCCATGTCCCATGAGGCCAAAAAAGTAAATTAAGGAAAAATGCAATAAGACACTTGGACTTGAAGCTTAGAGTTACGAAGTTAGAAGAGTAGGCAACAGGATGCCCTCTTCAGTATGGCAACCCATCATACAATTACAAAGCCCAAAATAAGATGTTAATAGATACTAAAATGAAAGAATCTTAGCCGTCACCATAGCTCGCCCTATAAAAATTCCTGAGTACCATCTGATCACTGCTTATAAATAGTTGCAGAGAAGAAACGCCATTCTAGCAAATCTAAATATCTGAGATGTGAATCACAAGTCTTAGAATTtgatatgaaaaaattattttctaagctAAGATAGAGATAGGAGATGGTTTCAGATAGCAATAAGAAGCAGCTAATCACTGAGATTTCCAAGTTTCTACTGCATCTATTTGTTGATATTTGAATCAGAAGTATTATGATATGACTATTTAGGAAATGGCCTCATAATGTCATGAGAGTTTTATCTTTCCATGTTTGACTTTTTCCTTCAGGACACTTAACTTCCCACAGTGCCATCAAACACTTATAAATTAAAACTTCTCAAGACACCTAAAGTAAGCccacaatttttatttgtgtttaatgctttccttttttttttttttttctttccatggaaagggtctcactcccatcacctaggctgaagtacagtgatgcaatcacaacTCCCTGTAGCCAtgacttcctgagctcaggaaattCCACCTTAGCTtcctaactgggactacagatgcacatcaccactcctggttaattcttttgtaattttagcagagatggggttttgctacatTTCCAGgcttctctttcacttttgaGAACCTACCAGGATACAGGGACTGTTTTAGTAGCACAATAACAGCAATATTGAAGGTAGTCAAAGTaactgtcttcatggagcttatatctagtgagatattttttaaaaagtaaacacatGTCAATAAAATGTAAGACGTGAGAGTGTTTTGAAAAGTAATGAACAATGCATAGGAAGACACTAAGTAGTGGTGACTgaccattttatataagataaTAATGGAGAAACTCTGATGAAGTGATATTTGAGGAATGACTTGAAGAATATTAAAAAGCAAGGTACTAAATGATCTAGAGAAAAAGTGTTCAAGGCAACCATGTAAAGATCTAAAGCAGCAATAAATTTTGTGTACAAGAAGAGTCAACAAAAGTTAATGTGGTTCACACTCAAAAAAGAGGAGAGTGGAAGGAGATGATAtgaagaaggcagagaaaaaacACATCATAAAGGGGTTTGGATTTTGAACTTTATTCTACATGTCATGGGAAGTCATTGTAgctttaaaggaagaaataacattATGTGATTAACATATTCAAAACTTCATCACTCTGGCTGCTCTATGGATAAAAAACTGTTAGAAGAGCAAGActgcttaatacctaggtgatatgttgatagatgcagcaaacaacatggcacacatttacttatgtaacaaatctgcacatccttcacatgtatcccggaacttcaaataaaataaaaagagcaagaGTGGTGGCTATTTCAGGAGTCCTGATGAGAGAAGAGGTGGCTTAGACTAGGGAAAGATCAACGGAGATGAAGCAAAGTAGTCAGTCGCAGTATACAGCTGAAAAAATATCCAGAAATCTTTGATGAAATACAGAATCTTGGGTTTTAGGAAATATACATAATCTAGAAGTAACTCTGATAATTTTGGCCTAAACAACTGTGTCAATAATGGTGTCATTTAGTAagttaaaaaatgggaaaagataaGGGTATAAAGATTTAGAATATCATAAATTCTGCATTGGCCATGTTAAGGTTGAGTTTTCCATTTAACTTCTGTCATACCATGTTATCACCAACTTAGAAGcacaaaataacaaattatcTCACTAATCTATAGAAAGAAGTTTTTCTAATAGTATAGCTCAAAGAGTTCCTCTGCTTAGAGTCTGGCAAGGCTACAATCAAGGTTTTAATAGGGCTGCATGCCTTTTTGCAGACTCTAGGGAAAAATCTGTTTTGAGGCTCATTTATCTCTCCTATGTATGTCTTCTTCCTGACCCTTGTTTGGTCGCATCTCTCTGAAtctagccagaaaaaaaaatcatctgtttTTAAGATAAATTTCCTTTCCTTGATTATTCAATAAAAGACAGACTAGAGTAGATATGAAGTTTAATGCTTTGTTGTAAAAATTGGGGGCAATTCAATTGCTGGTAATGACAATGTCTAAGGTATTACTATGAAAAAGGCtgggataaaataaaacaatgctgGCTTTTCAAATCCAAATGTTGGGAGTAAGCAAGTCAAGGAATTAGGAGGCTGTGGGTTGGATGAATCATTTACAGGGATGTTGAAGTCACCAAATGTGATGAATAAAGGGAGAAGACAGTGACCAAAGTGGTAAAGTCTTAAAAACATCAAGTAGTGACCGAGCAGGAAGAAATTACTTCAATACAGAAGAGTAATGGGGAGGCATAGTTTTGTTGAAGGTCTTCAAAGTTGGAATGATGGAAAAGAGATGAGGTTTAGAAATAGCAATGAAGGCAAGGTCATCTACCTGACCTTGGTGTTGCTACGTCCATATTATTTGTAACTGGAAGTGATGGGTGACATCACAGTAGACTATAACTCTCAAAAGGCTCTCGTTATGACATAAATATTACAAAGCAGTGCTATCAGTAAATGAAATAAGGAGTACCTAAACAGAAACAAGTTGCTATGAATTACTCAGCAAGATCCTGTGCACTTAGCTGATATGTGGTAATGGGGTGAGAAGAATGGGTATGTGTGATTCTTCTTAATATTGCTATTTCACCCTGATTCAAGatgtaattgtatttttatttgcaacaTATCTGAGCCTCTAAtttgcatatttataaatataagtgACCTATGCTTTTGCTCCCAAGCCCTGTGGAACAGAGTATGGAGAAAACCCAACCACCTCCACCAAGTACTCTAGTGTACACATTGTGTACTTGAGATACAGACAAGGTTTGAGTTTTGCAATATATTACTgcaaacacacagaaaagaaacTGA
This window contains:
- the LOC105477341 gene encoding submaxillary gland androgen-regulated protein 3A, whose amino-acid sequence is MKSLTLILGLWALAACFTPGESQRGLGGPYPPEPLSPSPPPSPFPFGPGFVPPPHPPPYGPWRIPLPPPLLYGPGRIPPPPSLPYGPGRFPPSPPLPYGPGRFPPRLSPPYGPGRIQPLSLPSPYGPGYPQPPSQPRPYPPGPPFSPVISPTDPDLPNPAP